The Kocuria flava nucleotide sequence ACGTGGCCGGCGGCCTCCAGCAGCTCCCAGCCCTCGGCGTAGGCTTCCATGATCGCGTACTCGATGCCGTTGTGCACCATCTTGGCGAAGTGCCCGGCCCCGTGCCCGCCGGCGTGCACGAAGCCGAACTCACCCGCCGGCTTGAGGGAGTCGAAGATCGGCCGGACCTTGACCACGGTTCCTTCCTCACCTCCGACCATCAGCGCGTAGCCCTGGGTGATGCCCCAGACGCCCCCGGAGACCCCACAGTCGAGGTACTCGATGCCCGCCCGCGCCAGCATCTGCGCCCGCGGGCCGTCATGGGTCCACTTCGAGTTACCGCCGTCGATGATCACGTCGCCGGTCCCCAGCAGTCCGGCCAGCTCGGCGACCACGGCGTCGACGACCCGGTCCGGCACCATGACCCACACGACCCGGGGACCGGTGTCGAGCCGCTCCACCATGTCCGCGAGGCTCTCGGCATCGGAGAGCTCAGGATCAGTGTCGAACCCGATCACGGTGTGACCGGCCAGGCGCAGACGTGCGCGCATGTTCCCGCCCATCTTGCCCAGCCCTACCAGTCCCATCTGCATGGTGCGCTCCATCGTCGGTCCTGCGCCGTTCCGGGGCAACGGCTGGTTGTTCGTCCTGGAGAGGAGACTACCCGGCAGAAGCAGTCGCATCCGGTGGGGGGGCCAGCAGGAGATCACGGACGTGATGGTCAACCGCACGGTGCCGGAGCACAGTAACAACTTGCTGGGGTGGGCCCGCCGCAGGGGCGTCCCGGCGTGCCTGTCTCCGATCCCCGGGAACAGGGGGCCGCCGCAGGTGCCCATCTCACTACCGGGCCTGCACGGAGACCCCGGTGGCCAGGACCGGCGTCCCGCCCTGGGCTAGCTCCGGCTCAGCGACGACCGGGATCCGCCGAGGCGCCGACCACCGCTCGTCCAGCCGCGCGAGAGGCCATGGCCACCACACGTTCCAGAGGTCCCTGCCCGGCGGCGCGCTGCCAGGCCATCGCGAAGACGGCGGCCGCCACCAGATAGGCGAGGAACCACAGTTCGGGCTGGTCGTAGTGCAGCTCGAAGGAGAGCAGCACCAGCTGGGTGGAATAGAGGGTCAGGGTCATCGCCCCCATCGCCGACAGGGGCAGCAGCCACGGACCGACCTTGCGGGCCAGCAGCAGGAACGCCCCGAGCACGGCCAGGCTCACCCCCAGACTCCAGGCGATGGCCAGGGGCATGTTGGTGTGCGGGGTGGTGATGGCCAGCCACCACCAGGAGCCCGCGGGCAGCGCGTCGTCGGGGCCCCAGATCAGGATCCCGTCCAGGGTCTCCTCGTCCAAGGACGCGGCGTGGGTGAGCTGGTGGTAGCCGCCGAAGATGTAGAGCACCAACCAAGAGGCCAGCTGGGCTGTGACCGCCAGGCCCGCCCCGATCGCCAGCAGACGGGTTTGGATCTCGATGTGGTGCAGGTGCAGGCGTCCGATGCCCAGTCCCACCAGCAGGTAGGTCAGGTAGGGCAGGGCCGGGTAGGTGCCGGTGAGCAGCAATTGGGCGAGGGTGGCGCCGGGGTCGGTGAGCACGTCGATGACGGTGGGATTGCCGGAGGAGAATTCCGGGACCTGGTCGCCCAGCTCCAGCATCAGGACCGGGGCCGCCACCGCGAAACCCGCAGCGCTGAGGAACAGCGTCCGGGCGGGCAGGTGCAGGAAGGGGATGGTCAGCACGAAGAAGACGCCGTAGTAGGTGAGGATGTTGAACGCCGGTGGGTCCTCGGGCATCAGGGAGTTGATCGCCACCCCGAGGGCGAAGATCAGCAGGGCCCGCACCGCCACGCCCACCCGCGCTCCCGTCATCCGTCGGCCTGTTCGGGGGTGTCGGCCACCGGTGGAGAAGGCCAGGCCCACCCCTGCCAGCAGGGCGAACAGGGCGGCGGAGTCTCCGGAGAACAGGGTCCAGCTCAGCGTCGCCTCGTGGGTCTGTTCGTTCTCGGCGGGCAGGAAATGGATGGCGGTCAGCCCGATCAGCGCCAGCCCGCGCGCCGCGTCGATGCCGGGCAGCCGTTTCCGCGGGACACGTCCGGCTTCCACCGGCACCGCGGCATGGGCGGCTTTCTGATGTCCAGGATCGTCGCTCATGGTGTCCCCCCTAATCCTCTGGTCCATGGCATGTTCTCCACCGTGGGTTCTCATCGGTCGTGTCGTTTCGAACAGTCGTGTTCACAGCAGTTGCTCCGTCGTGGCTCCACCGTCCAGGCTCCGCAGCACCCGGGTGCCCTCCACCAGCAGCGCCTCGACCTCCCCGCCGTCGGTCAGACCTGCTCCCAGGGCTACGACCTCGCCGACCGGGTCCCGACTGGCTGTCCAGGTGTCCCCGGCGTCACGGCTGGTCAGCAGGCGCCCGTCGATGCCGGCGCCCACCATCGTTTCGTCGTCGGCCCAGGCCACCCGGGATATCAGCTGCGGGGTGTCCACCGTCGTCCACGTCGTGCCGTTGTCGGAGGAGCGCAGCAGGCCGTCCTCGGTGGTGGCCAGCACTGTGCCCGTACCCGGGGCGACCGCCAGAGAAGCGGGGGCGGAGGGGATGGCGGCGGTGTCCCAGTTGCGGCCGTCGGCGCTGATGCGCAGCTGCCCGTCGAAGCCGATGACCCCGTTCGGGCCGGCGGCCAGGGCGTGGAAGTCCGATTCCCCGGCCCGCGAGAGCACTCTCCAGCTCTCACCGGCGTCGGTGGACTCGATCAGTCCGACCGGTTCGGGCAGGTCCACGCCCAGACCCGGGTGGCCGGAGGCGAGGTAGCGCCCCTCGCCGGTGGTGGTGAAGCCCATCAGGTCCACCACCGGGCCGACCTGGGTCAGGTCCTGGTCGTCCAGGCGGAACAGGCCTTCGTGGGTGGCCAGCAGGATCGTCCCGGCCGCATCGCGGGTGATGGCGTGGACGTGGGTGATGGCGGTGCCCGTGCTGGAGGCCGGGGCGGTGGAGTTCCCGGACTGTGGGGAGCAGGCGGTGACGGCCAGTCCGGTGCCGGCGACCAGGCCGAAGGTGAGCAGGGAACGGCGGGAGAGGGTGGTCATGGGCGGTATCTCAGTTCGGTCGTCATGCCGGCTTCGGCGTGGTAGATGTTGTGGCAGTGGATCAGCCAGTTCCCGGGGTTGTCCGCCTGCACGTCGATGGCCATCGACTGCATCGGGGCGATCAGGACGGTGTCCTTGCGCAGGCCGTTGGGCAGCGCGAAGGTGTGCCCGTGCAGGTGCAAGGGGTGGGCCATCATCGTGTGGTTGGCCACGGTCAGCCGCACCCGCTGTCCCTCCTGGATCTGCACAGGATCGTGCTGCCCGTAGGGTGCCCCGTTGAATCCCCACTCGTAAGGGTTCATCTGCCCGGTCATGGCCAGGTCCAGGGACACGTCGGGGTCCCGGGCCTCCAGCCGGGCGCTGTCCGCTGGTGTCAGGTCGGCGCCGATGAGCACGGATCTGTCCAGTTCCGCCGGTCGTACTGACGACGGCGGTGGATTGCCGGCCCCGGTGCGCACCAGGGCCATGGCCTGCCCGTCCTTGCCCAGCGGGGCGGCCACGAAGGGGAAGACCCCTTCGGCCAGGGTGACGGTCGCGTCGTAGCGTTCTCCCATGCCCAGGTAGAGGGCATCGGTGTCCTGCGGCTGCACCGGGAACCCGTCGGTGTGCGTGACGGTCATGCGGTGCCCGCCCAGGGCGACCGTGAAGATGGTGTCCGCGGCGGCGTTGATGATCCGCAACCGCACTTTCTGGCCCGGCTTCGCCGTGAGCACCTCCGGGTCCGCGGGAACTCGCCCGTTGACCAGGTAGTGCGGGTAGGCCACGTCTCCGGCGTCATCGCCGTACGGGGAGTCCCCGGCGCTCATCGCCCCGTGGTCCATCCCAGCCATGCCCTCCGAGGAGCCGGAGGACATGTCCATGCCCTCCATACCACCCATGCTGCCGTGGTCCATCCCGGGCATCCCGCCGTTGTCCCGGGAGGAGGTCAGGGCGGCCAGGACCTCATCGGGGGTACGGCCGGTGCCGTCGACCCAGTCGTCGAGGACGAGGATCCACTCGTGGTCGTAGGCGCCGGGTTCCCGGGGGTCGTCGATGATCAGCGGGGCGTACAGACCGCGGTCCAGCTGCACCCCGACGTGCGGGTGGTAGAAGTAGGTCCCCGGGTCCGGGGCGGTGAAGTCGTAGGTGTAGGTCGCCTCGGCGGCGATCGGATCCTGGGTCACCCCGGGCACCCCATCGGCGCCATTGGCCAGGGCGATGCCGTGCCAGTGCACGGTGGTGTCCGCCGGCAGGCGGTTCTCGACCCGGATGCGCAGCCGGTCCCCGGCGGTTGCGCGGATGAGCGGACCGGGGAGACTGTCGCCGTAGGCCCACGTCGCCACCGTCGATCCGCCCAGATCGAGCGTGACCGGCCGGGCGGTGAGCGCCGTGTCCACGATGCGCTGACCGGCTCCGGCGGAGGCCGTCCCGGCCCCCACCCCTGCTGGGAGGGACGGGGCAGGTGAGGAGCAAGCCGCCAGGGCGCCGGAGCCGAGCAGGCCGAATCCGGCGACGAGCAGGCTTCTACGGGAAAGGGTGTCCATGATTCCTTTTCGGGTCACCAGAAAATGCGGGGGTTGAGAACCATTCTGGGCGGGCCACCGGCAGGCGGGAGCCCAGATTCCTTGAAGGTTTGGCGAAGATTGCGGATCATCCGGCCCTCGAGTGGCTTCTACGTCGGGACGGCGGGACACACTGGGATCATGGTGATCTCCGCAGACAGGGATGCGTCCTCGGCCGGGCGGGTGCTGGTGGTCGACGACGAAAAGCCTCTGGCGCAGATGGTCGCCACCTACCTGTCCCGCGCCGGCTACGCCGTCGCCCAGGCGCACACCGGCCCCGCCGCCCTCGAGACCGCCCGCACGGAGCACCCGGACGTCGTGGTCCTGGATCTGGGGCTGCCGGGGCTGGACGGGGTCGAGGTGTGCCGGCGGCTGCGGGCCTTCTCGGAGTGCTACGTGCTGATGCTCACCGCCCGCGGGGACGAGGAGGACAAGCTGGCCGGGCTGGCCGCCGGGGCCGATGACTACCTCACCAAGCCCTTCAGCGTGCGCGAGCTCGTCGCCCGGGTGGCCGCGGTGCTGCGCCGGCCCCGCACCACCGTGGCCCCGGCCGAACCGGCGCGGGTGTTCGGGGACCTCGTCATCGACCTGACCGCCCACGAGGTGCGGGTGGGCGGGGATCCGGTGGCGCTCACCCGCACCGAGTTCGACCTGCTGGCGGCCCTGTCGGCCCGCCCACACCAGGCGTTCTCCCGTCGTCAGCTCATCGACATCGTGTGGGACCCGGCCTGGGTGGGCGACGAGCGGATCGTGGACGTGCACATCGGCCACCTGCGCCGCAAGCTGGGCGAGGAACCGACCGCCCATATCGACACGGTGCGCGGGGTCGGCTACCGGATGGGGGCCCGATGACCCGACGCCCCCGGGGGCTGGTCTCCCGGTTCCTGCTCGCCCAGCTGCTGGTGGTGGCCGCCAGCCTGCTCGCCGCGGTCGTGGTGGCCTCGGTGGCCGGCCCGGCGATCTTCCACGAGCACCTGATCATGGCCGGGCACCCCGAGAACTCCCCGGAATTGCTGCACGTGGAGCAGGCCTACCGCGACACCAACCTCATCACCCTGGGCGTGGCCCTGGGCACCGCCCTGGTCTGCGCCCTGCTGGTCAGCGCC carries:
- the gnd gene encoding phosphogluconate dehydrogenase (NAD(+)-dependent, decarboxylating) — translated: MERTMQMGLVGLGKMGGNMRARLRLAGHTVIGFDTDPELSDAESLADMVERLDTGPRVVWVMVPDRVVDAVVAELAGLLGTGDVIIDGGNSKWTHDGPRAQMLARAGIEYLDCGVSGGVWGITQGYALMVGGEEGTVVKVRPIFDSLKPAGEFGFVHAGGHGAGHFAKMVHNGIEYAIMEAYAEGWELLEAAGHVSSVRETFNSWREGSVIKSWLLDLAVNALNEDEHLERLAGYAEDSGEGRWTVEAALDLAVPVPNIANALFARFVSRQDESPAMRMIAAMRNQFGGHAVKDVAAGPEHVASRPGEEPAHPAEQ
- a CDS encoding heparan-alpha-glucosaminide N-acetyltransferase domain-containing protein; this encodes MSDDPGHQKAAHAAVPVEAGRVPRKRLPGIDAARGLALIGLTAIHFLPAENEQTHEATLSWTLFSGDSAALFALLAGVGLAFSTGGRHPRTGRRMTGARVGVAVRALLIFALGVAINSLMPEDPPAFNILTYYGVFFVLTIPFLHLPARTLFLSAAGFAVAAPVLMLELGDQVPEFSSGNPTVIDVLTDPGATLAQLLLTGTYPALPYLTYLLVGLGIGRLHLHHIEIQTRLLAIGAGLAVTAQLASWLVLYIFGGYHQLTHAASLDEETLDGILIWGPDDALPAGSWWWLAITTPHTNMPLAIAWSLGVSLAVLGAFLLLARKVGPWLLPLSAMGAMTLTLYSTQLVLLSFELHYDQPELWFLAYLVAAAVFAMAWQRAAGQGPLERVVAMASRAAGRAVVGASADPGRR
- a CDS encoding F510_1955 family glycosylhydrolase, with the translated sequence MTTLSRRSLLTFGLVAGTGLAVTACSPQSGNSTAPASSTGTAITHVHAITRDAAGTILLATHEGLFRLDDQDLTQVGPVVDLMGFTTTGEGRYLASGHPGLGVDLPEPVGLIESTDAGESWRVLSRAGESDFHALAAGPNGVIGFDGQLRISADGRNWDTAAIPSAPASLAVAPGTGTVLATTEDGLLRSSDNGTTWTTVDTPQLISRVAWADDETMVGAGIDGRLLTSRDAGDTWTASRDPVGEVVALGAGLTDGGEVEALLVEGTRVLRSLDGGATTEQLL
- a CDS encoding multicopper oxidase family protein encodes the protein MDTLSRRSLLVAGFGLLGSGALAACSSPAPSLPAGVGAGTASAGAGQRIVDTALTARPVTLDLGGSTVATWAYGDSLPGPLIRATAGDRLRIRVENRLPADTTVHWHGIALANGADGVPGVTQDPIAAEATYTYDFTAPDPGTYFYHPHVGVQLDRGLYAPLIIDDPREPGAYDHEWILVLDDWVDGTGRTPDEVLAALTSSRDNGGMPGMDHGSMGGMEGMDMSSGSSEGMAGMDHGAMSAGDSPYGDDAGDVAYPHYLVNGRVPADPEVLTAKPGQKVRLRIINAAADTIFTVALGGHRMTVTHTDGFPVQPQDTDALYLGMGERYDATVTLAEGVFPFVAAPLGKDGQAMALVRTGAGNPPPSSVRPAELDRSVLIGADLTPADSARLEARDPDVSLDLAMTGQMNPYEWGFNGAPYGQHDPVQIQEGQRVRLTVANHTMMAHPLHLHGHTFALPNGLRKDTVLIAPMQSMAIDVQADNPGNWLIHCHNIYHAEAGMTTELRYRP
- a CDS encoding response regulator transcription factor; the encoded protein is MVISADRDASSAGRVLVVDDEKPLAQMVATYLSRAGYAVAQAHTGPAALETARTEHPDVVVLDLGLPGLDGVEVCRRLRAFSECYVLMLTARGDEEDKLAGLAAGADDYLTKPFSVRELVARVAAVLRRPRTTVAPAEPARVFGDLVIDLTAHEVRVGGDPVALTRTEFDLLAALSARPHQAFSRRQLIDIVWDPAWVGDERIVDVHIGHLRRKLGEEPTAHIDTVRGVGYRMGAR